The genomic window TCACTGCATAAACAAGTGTTATTTGTGAAGTAAGTTTACGTTTCTTTACTATGCCGCTAATTTTCTCAGAATTCAAGGGGATCGCTCAAGACTTACAGAGTCTTTTCAGAATCTTATCTGGCCATCGCATTGCCATCAAATTCCATAGCTGCCCAAGCTGATAACGTCCTCATTATCTCAAGCTATTACGCAATACCTTTAAATAATCCCTGGGGACGGAAGAGCAAGACTAGCACCATAATGGCTAGAGCTATGCCCTGCTTGTAGGCCGTAGGCAAGATTAGTGTGCTCACTTCTTGGCTAATACCAATGATCAAAGCACCAGCAATAGCGCCATAGGGGTTGCCAATGCCTCCCAGAATCACGGCTGCAAACATCGGCAAGATCAAAAACCAGCCCATATTGGGGCGCACTGCCTCTACCAAGCCCAACATGCCTCCACCCAAGGCTGTCAAGCTCCCGGCAATTACCCAAGTCCAAGTGATTACCTGCTCAACATTAATGCCAGTAACCCTTGCTAGGTCAATATCATCCGCAACAGCCCGCATGGCCTTGCCAATTTTGGTGTATTTCAGCAACAGGTGTAAGCCTACGATCGCCACCACAGCCAACACGGTCACCACTAGTTTGTAGTAGGCCACGTTAATACCTGCGATGGTTACGGCTGGTGTCACGGGTAGGTCGTAGTTGCGATTGCTGCCACCCCAAATCAAGATAATGCCATTGCGCAGGAACAACGCTAGCCCAATGGAGATGATGATCAGCGTAGTTGAGGATGCTCGACGATCGCGCATCGGTGACCATAATAGTGCCTCACTTACCAACACCACCACCACGGTGCCTAGAATGCCAACCACCATTGCCACCCAGATGTTGCTGATTACTGGAAGGCCACTGGTATTGCAAGCAAATGTCAGGTAAGCACCCAGCGTCATCAAGTCACCATGGGCAAAGTTAGATAGTCGCAAAATCCCATAGGTCAGTGTCAAGCCCACAGCCGCTAGGGCAATAATGGCACCCACTGACACACCATTAACCACCAGTTGAATCAAGTCATTCATGGGCCACGTTGCTCATATCGTTTATCTGAGCATACAGGATCATAGAGCC from Cyanobacteriota bacterium includes these protein-coding regions:
- a CDS encoding branched-chain amino acid ABC transporter permease, with amino-acid sequence MNDLIQLVVNGVSVGAIIALAAVGLTLTYGILRLSNFAHGDLMTLGAYLTFACNTSGLPVISNIWVAMVVGILGTVVVVLVSEALLWSPMRDRRASSTTLIIISIGLALFLRNGIILIWGGSNRNYDLPVTPAVTIAGINVAYYKLVVTVLAVVAIVGLHLLLKYTKIGKAMRAVADDIDLARVTGINVEQVITWTWVIAGSLTALGGGMLGLVEAVRPNMGWFLILPMFAAVILGGIGNPYGAIAGALIIGISQEVSTLILPTAYKQGIALAIMVLVLLFRPQGLFKGIA